The Sesamum indicum cultivar Zhongzhi No. 13 linkage group LG1, S_indicum_v1.0, whole genome shotgun sequence genome includes a window with the following:
- the LOC105164272 gene encoding enhancer of rudimentary homolog, with the protein MSNRHTIILMQTSQHRATRTFMDYESISQAMDGICGLYERKLKELNPALRNITYDILDLYNFIDGLADMSALVYDHSIQAYLPYDRQWIKQRTLQHLKKLAH; encoded by the exons ATG TCTAATAGGCACACTATTATTCTCATGCAAACATCTCAGCACAGAGCGACTCGTACTTTCATGGATTATGAGTCAATCAGTCAAGCAATGGATG GAATATGTGGACTATATGAACGTAAACTCAAGGAGCTAAATCCAGCCTTGAGAAATATCACATATGATATCTTGGATCTTTACAATTTCATTGACGGACTTGCTGATATGAGCGCCTTAGT CTATGATCACTCAATCCAGGCTTACCTACCATATGATCGACAATGGATCAAGCAGAGGACATTACAACACTTGAAGAAACTGGCTCATTAG